From the Deltaproteobacteria bacterium genome, the window GCTGCGTACGACGTCGGTGACGTGCTGGAGCTGCCGGGGAGCGAGCTCGTGCTGCTGCGCCCGAACGGACTCACGATCCTGTCGTTCTCGGATCCGTCGCTGCCGAGCCGCGATCTCGAAGTCGACGGCTCGACCTTGGTGCCGAGCGAGGACGAGCGGGGTCTCGATCGCCTGCGCTTGATCTACCGCGATTTCGGCCCGGAGCCCCGGCTGCTGGTGCCGATGCTCGCGGAGACGATCTTCCTCGCGCCAAGCGGCGAGCGGCGTGCCCGGCTCGATGCGGGCGCGCGCGCGAACTACTTCCTGCCGCCGCGACCCGGGCCGCTGCTGGTCGACAGCGACATCCAGCTGCTGCTCGACGTGCCGCGAATCTCGGTGGGCGACGTGGACGGCGACGGACGGGCCGACGTCGTGAGCTTGGGCCGCCACCGGATCCGAGTCTTCCTCCAGCGCGAGGACGGAAACTTCGTCCACGCGCCCGATCGCGAGTACAAGCTCGCGTTGATCTCGGAGCAGGATCACATTCGCGGCTCCGGCGCGGTTCGCGGCGACGCGCGCGACGTCTCGGGCGACGGAAAGCTCGACCTGATGGTCTCGCACATGGAGGGCGGGCTCACCGACGCGAAGTCCGAGACGCGCATCTACCTGAACCGCGGCGGTGTATGGAATCTGGAGGCGCCCGATTTCGTCGCGGACGGCGGCGCCGGCTGGGGCGCGGATCAGCTGGTGGACATCGACCGGGACGGCCGGCCCGAGCTCCTGCACGTCGCGATCCCGTTCAGCGTGCTCGAGCTGGTCGAGGCGCTCGTCACGCGCTCGATCGACGCGCAGATCCGCGTCTACCGGTCCGACGCCGCCGGTGCGTTCGCGAAGACGCCCTGGTTCTCGCGCAAGCTCGAGGTC encodes:
- a CDS encoding VCBS repeat-containing protein, whose translation is MVVRILLALLVLPSFGSASASAAPPDDLFELQRLEPRDGRTVAAELGDFDGDGRSDLLQVVFAGVPPHETRRLRLWRQGEDGRLSSEPSYEIPVPEHSAAYDVGDVLELPGSELVLLRPNGLTILSFSDPSLPSRDLEVDGSTLVPSEDERGLDRLRLIYRDFGPEPRLLVPMLAETIFLAPSGERRARLDAGARANYFLPPRPGPLLVDSDIQLLLDVPRISVGDVDGDGRADVVSLGRHRIRVFLQREDGNFVHAPDREYKLALISEQDHIRGSGAVRGDARDVSGDGKLDLMVSHMEGGLTDAKSETRIYLNRGGVWNLEAPDFVADGGAGWGADQLVDIDRDGRPELLHVAIPFSVLELVEALVTRSIDAQIRVYRSDAAGAFAKTPWFSRKLEVAISFDTGRPKGFVPNGNFDLNGDGFDDLLTPGDGDRVEVWLGGPEGISTDLAGGQPIPTSGRVRGGDWNGDGLADLLFYDPRKPATPVVIATNRGLLPGTLPHISSEHPAQTGR